From a single Herbiconiux sp. SALV-R1 genomic region:
- a CDS encoding PD-(D/E)XK nuclease family protein: MTVQAGLATGAALGLDEAQRAVPSRPLESSFAVIGAPGSGKTTTLVELVADRVLHGGLAPEEVLVLTTTRQSATRLRDRVALRLGLPSNGPLARTPSSAAFDLVRRAGTRDALPGSRRAALLTGAEQDRIVAELLQGGVDDAEQGRPAVSWPEGLPAEVRGLRAFRTELRDLMMRATENGVSPERLARLGAEHGIPEWVAAGEFLQQYQNTVESFDVAHLDSAELLAEARALLRSGAVALDARLVVADDVHDLPVGALNLLREFARHGAAVVAFGDPDAATAGFRGSDVRALGQLGRVLGVEVGEPVVLRTSHRQRGELRALTRRVTERIGAAAAGRQRDTVEPAAEPTAGDATAAGRAAGRVLRIQADTRAGEIATVARLLRERHLLHGTPWSQMAVVVRSGSLVPAVARGLGLAEVPTRTLSAVQALRDDYAARHLAEALAVALDRLELTPEVVEALALGPLCGVDAVGLRRLRLALRHEELAHGGGRHSDELLREALETPGVLGVIDSAPARRVASLGASLNAARESARAGASVEELLWGLWQRSGLAARWGELAKGTGILADEADRNLDGAVALFTAARRAVERDPDRPAALFVDEFFGAEVPEDTLSPRSRTGSVLVTTPTGVVGAEVAVVVVAGLQESVWPNLRLRGSLLHAQRLAPLAAGHADPAVDAEPGESRAEVLSDELRMFALAVSRSTELTVLSCVANDDEQPSAFFGLAPDADPVPAVRHPLTLRGLTGHLRRRLAEDGDRRAAAALARLAAAEVAGADPSEWYGLLPPSTDEPLVDPADTDAVVRVSPSKIESFEQSPLVWFVDQVAGGSKSVAAGIGTIVHAVMEQASTTPEQGTRVDDLMRATEERWSELSFEALWIEEREKRALRTKLEGLADYLRDFDAGERDLAGAEARFSFRTGRAEVNGSIDRVERLPDGRLVVIDLKTGKTPVRRADLPGHAQLASYQLALSTASVEGLGAAAFVEGAVDDGSAEGVGVGHVAAGGEGQAAGVPESGGAALLYVAKGTQSIRFTVLEQEPLDGEALAGVAARIEAVAEGMAAATFAGVAEPEERDVQNRYEYRIQLIKGVSE; the protein is encoded by the coding sequence ATGACAGTTCAGGCGGGCCTTGCGACCGGAGCGGCGCTGGGCCTCGACGAGGCGCAGCGCGCGGTGCCGTCGAGGCCGCTCGAGTCGTCGTTCGCGGTCATCGGCGCGCCGGGGAGCGGCAAGACGACGACCCTCGTCGAGCTCGTCGCCGACCGCGTGCTGCACGGGGGTCTCGCACCCGAGGAGGTGCTCGTGCTCACCACGACCAGGCAGAGCGCGACGCGCCTGCGCGACCGGGTCGCCCTGCGGCTCGGGCTGCCGAGCAACGGCCCGCTGGCTCGCACCCCGAGTTCGGCGGCCTTCGACCTCGTGCGCCGGGCGGGCACGCGCGACGCACTCCCGGGCTCGCGGCGCGCGGCGCTGCTCACGGGCGCAGAGCAAGACCGCATCGTCGCCGAGCTGCTGCAGGGCGGCGTCGACGACGCCGAGCAGGGCCGGCCCGCCGTGTCGTGGCCGGAGGGGCTCCCCGCCGAGGTGCGGGGGCTCCGGGCGTTCCGCACCGAGCTCCGCGACCTCATGATGCGGGCGACGGAGAACGGGGTCTCGCCCGAGCGACTCGCCCGGCTCGGTGCCGAGCACGGCATTCCCGAGTGGGTCGCGGCAGGGGAGTTCCTGCAGCAGTACCAGAACACGGTCGAGAGCTTCGACGTGGCGCACCTCGACTCGGCCGAGCTGCTCGCCGAGGCGAGGGCTCTGCTGCGCTCGGGTGCCGTCGCGCTCGACGCACGGCTCGTGGTGGCCGACGACGTGCACGACCTGCCGGTCGGCGCGCTCAACCTGCTGCGCGAGTTCGCGCGGCACGGCGCCGCCGTCGTCGCCTTCGGCGACCCCGATGCGGCGACCGCCGGGTTCCGCGGTTCTGACGTGCGGGCCCTCGGCCAGCTCGGCCGCGTGCTCGGCGTCGAGGTGGGGGAGCCGGTCGTGCTGCGCACCTCGCACCGGCAGAGGGGTGAGCTGCGGGCGCTCACGCGCCGGGTGACCGAGCGCATCGGCGCGGCCGCCGCGGGGCGGCAGCGCGACACGGTGGAGCCTGCGGCCGAGCCTACCGCCGGCGATGCGACTGCGGCCGGGCGGGCGGCGGGGCGGGTGCTGCGGATTCAGGCGGATACGCGGGCGGGGGAGATCGCGACGGTGGCGCGGTTGTTGCGGGAGCGGCATCTGCTGCACGGCACGCCGTGGTCGCAGATGGCCGTGGTGGTGCGGTCGGGGTCGTTGGTGCCGGCCGTCGCGCGCGGGCTCGGGCTCGCCGAGGTGCCCACCCGCACCCTCTCGGCGGTGCAGGCGCTGCGCGACGACTACGCCGCGCGGCACCTGGCCGAGGCGCTGGCGGTGGCCCTCGATCGTCTCGAGCTCACGCCCGAGGTCGTGGAGGCGCTCGCCCTCGGTCCGCTCTGCGGTGTCGACGCCGTGGGGCTGCGGCGGCTGCGCCTCGCGCTCCGGCACGAAGAACTGGCGCACGGGGGAGGCCGGCATTCCGACGAGCTGCTGCGCGAAGCGCTCGAGACCCCGGGCGTGCTCGGCGTCATCGACTCGGCACCTGCCCGACGCGTCGCGTCGCTCGGCGCCTCGCTGAACGCGGCGCGCGAGAGCGCCCGCGCCGGCGCCAGCGTCGAGGAGCTGCTCTGGGGGCTGTGGCAGCGCAGCGGTCTCGCCGCGCGGTGGGGCGAGCTGGCGAAAGGCACCGGCATCCTCGCCGACGAGGCCGACCGCAACCTCGACGGCGCCGTCGCCCTGTTCACGGCGGCCCGGCGCGCCGTCGAACGCGATCCCGACCGGCCCGCCGCGCTCTTCGTCGACGAGTTCTTCGGCGCCGAGGTGCCCGAAGACACCCTCTCCCCGCGTTCCCGCACCGGCTCGGTGCTCGTCACCACTCCCACGGGCGTCGTCGGCGCCGAGGTGGCCGTGGTGGTGGTGGCCGGCCTGCAGGAGTCGGTGTGGCCGAACCTGCGGCTGCGTGGCTCGCTGCTGCACGCGCAGCGCCTCGCGCCGCTCGCGGCCGGGCACGCCGATCCCGCCGTCGACGCCGAACCCGGTGAGAGCCGCGCCGAGGTGCTCTCCGACGAACTGCGGATGTTCGCGCTCGCCGTCTCGCGGTCGACCGAGCTCACCGTGCTCAGCTGCGTCGCGAACGACGACGAGCAGCCCTCGGCGTTCTTCGGTCTGGCTCCCGACGCCGACCCGGTTCCCGCCGTGCGACACCCGCTCACCTTGCGGGGGCTCACCGGGCACCTGCGCCGCAGGCTCGCCGAAGACGGTGACCGGCGCGCCGCCGCCGCGCTCGCGCGCCTCGCCGCCGCCGAGGTCGCGGGCGCCGATCCGTCGGAGTGGTACGGTCTCCTGCCCCCGTCGACCGACGAGCCGCTGGTCGACCCCGCCGACACCGACGCCGTGGTGCGGGTGTCTCCGTCGAAGATCGAGTCGTTCGAGCAGTCGCCGCTGGTCTGGTTCGTCGACCAGGTCGCGGGCGGGTCGAAGAGCGTGGCCGCGGGAATCGGCACGATCGTGCACGCCGTCATGGAGCAGGCCTCCACGACACCGGAGCAGGGAACCCGAGTCGACGACCTGATGCGCGCCACCGAGGAGCGCTGGAGCGAGCTGAGCTTCGAAGCGCTGTGGATCGAGGAGCGCGAGAAGCGCGCCCTGCGCACCAAGCTCGAGGGGCTCGCCGACTACCTCCGCGACTTCGACGCGGGGGAGCGCGATCTCGCGGGCGCGGAGGCCCGGTTCTCTTTCCGCACCGGCCGCGCCGAGGTGAACGGGTCGATCGACCGTGTCGAGCGGCTCCCCGACGGGCGGCTCGTGGTGATCGACCTCAAGACCGGCAAGACACCGGTGCGCCGGGCCGACCTCCCCGGGCACGCGCAACTGGCGAGCTACCAGCTGGCGCTCTCGACGGCCTCGGTGGAAGGACTCGGCGCTGCTGCCTTCGTCGAGGGTGCCGTGGACGACGGCTCGGCGGAGGGGGTCGGCGTCGGTCACGTCGCTGCCGGCGGAGAGGGCCAGGCGGCCGGCGTGCCGGAGTCGGGCGGGGCGGCGCTGCTGTACGTCGCGAAGGGGACGCAGAGCATCCGGTTCACCGTTCTCGAGCAGGAGCCGCTCGACGGGGAGGCGCTCGCGGGGGTCGCCGCCCGCATCGAGGCGGTGGCCGAGGGCATGGCCGCCGCCACCTTCGCGGGGGTCGCCGAACCCGAGGAACGCGACGTGCAGAACCGGTACGAGTACCGCATCCAGCTCATCAAGGGCGTCTCCGAATGA
- a CDS encoding DUF3107 domain-containing protein: MDIRIGIANSPRELAFESNQTPAEIEQTVAAALASAGTHISLSDNKGKVYVVPVGALAYVEIGSEESRRVGFVG; encoded by the coding sequence ATGGACATCCGCATCGGCATCGCCAACTCGCCCCGTGAACTCGCCTTCGAATCGAACCAGACCCCGGCCGAGATCGAGCAGACCGTCGCCGCAGCCCTCGCCTCCGCGGGCACCCACATCTCGCTCTCCGACAACAAGGGCAAGGTCTACGTCGTGCCCGTCGGCGCCCTCGCCTACGTCGAGATCGGCAGCGAAGAGTCGCGCCGCGTCGGCTTCGTCGGCTAG
- a CDS encoding ferritin-like fold-containing protein: MFGFLRRPKVRIDIPRLKPREDVANYPKVNLAELTPEVLPYLGQVAYVQLAVFEEISDAINAAPTVAAKQMLAPAAGQALDKHERLVAELRRRVENPSEVIEPFTVGIDRYRALVKGGDWFEQLASVYLTAGILDDFFSLLAQGLPTDVGPRCKAILDAEDARGAITALLSDAIAADPVLGSRLAMWGRRVVGDTLLVCRSAIHLTGNPESDEQRIEPVFTEMIAAHTRRMDGLGLTA; encoded by the coding sequence GTGTTCGGATTCCTCCGCCGCCCGAAGGTGCGCATCGACATCCCGCGGCTGAAGCCCCGGGAAGACGTGGCGAACTATCCGAAGGTGAACCTGGCCGAGCTGACGCCCGAGGTGCTGCCCTATCTCGGGCAGGTCGCCTACGTGCAGCTGGCGGTGTTCGAGGAGATCTCGGATGCGATCAACGCGGCCCCCACGGTCGCCGCGAAGCAGATGCTCGCCCCGGCGGCGGGCCAGGCGCTCGACAAGCACGAACGACTCGTGGCCGAGCTGCGGCGCCGCGTGGAGAACCCCTCCGAGGTGATCGAGCCCTTCACCGTCGGCATCGACCGCTACCGCGCCCTGGTGAAGGGCGGCGACTGGTTCGAGCAGCTGGCGAGCGTCTACCTCACCGCCGGCATCCTCGACGACTTCTTCAGCCTGCTCGCCCAGGGGCTGCCCACCGACGTCGGGCCGCGCTGCAAGGCGATCCTCGATGCGGAGGATGCGCGGGGTGCGATCACGGCGCTGCTCTCCGACGCGATCGCCGCCGACCCGGTGCTGGGCTCGCGCCTGGCGATGTGGGGCCGGCGCGTGGTGGGCGACACCCTGCTGGTGTGCCGCTCCGCCATCCACCTCACCGGCAACCCCGAGTCGGACGAGCAGCGCATCGAGCCCGTGTTCACCGAGATGATCGCGGCGCACACCCGGCGGATGGACGGGCTGGGGCTGACTGCCTGA